A stretch of the Pseudomonas sp. ACM7 genome encodes the following:
- the hflC gene encoding protease modulator HflC: MSQSHTHDHDDHTGHDHGHGGHHHGHHHHGDPQEAGPFPWRRMGWAALLVAFAIAAASLVQVRSGEATVITRFGNPSRVLLEPGLGWRWPAPFEAAIPVDLRLRTTSSGLQDVGTRDGLRIIVQAYVAWQVQGDPDNVQRFMRAVQNQPDEAARQIRTFVGSALETTASSFDLANLVNTDANKVHIADFEAQLRQQIDQQLLTTYGVRVLQVGIERLTLPSVTLTATVDRMRAERETIATERTAIGKREAAQIRSAAERDARIVQADATVKAADIEAQSRVEAAQIYGRAYAGSPQLYNLLRSLDTLGTIVTPGTKLILRTDAAPFRVLVDGPPTLDNKSGSQP, encoded by the coding sequence TTGAGCCAGTCACACACTCACGATCACGATGACCATACTGGCCACGATCACGGCCATGGCGGGCATCACCACGGACATCACCACCACGGTGATCCCCAAGAAGCTGGCCCGTTCCCATGGCGGCGAATGGGCTGGGCAGCGTTACTGGTGGCGTTCGCCATCGCGGCAGCAAGCCTGGTGCAAGTGCGTTCGGGGGAGGCCACGGTGATCACGCGTTTCGGTAATCCGTCGCGGGTATTGTTGGAGCCGGGTCTTGGCTGGCGTTGGCCTGCTCCTTTTGAAGCGGCGATTCCTGTCGATCTGCGACTGCGCACGACCTCGAGTGGTTTACAGGATGTGGGTACGCGGGACGGTTTGCGCATCATCGTTCAGGCTTACGTGGCCTGGCAGGTTCAGGGTGATCCGGACAACGTGCAACGCTTCATGCGCGCTGTACAGAATCAGCCGGACGAAGCAGCGCGGCAGATTCGTACGTTTGTGGGTTCGGCTCTGGAAACCACGGCCAGCAGTTTTGATCTGGCTAACCTGGTGAACACCGACGCCAACAAAGTACACATCGCTGATTTTGAAGCGCAACTGCGTCAGCAAATCGATCAGCAACTGCTCACGACTTATGGCGTGCGGGTGCTGCAAGTCGGCATCGAGCGACTGACCCTGCCGTCGGTAACCCTCACCGCTACGGTCGATCGCATGCGTGCCGAGCGTGAAACAATCGCCACCGAACGCACGGCAATCGGTAAGCGCGAAGCGGCGCAAATCCGTTCCGCTGCCGAGCGTGACGCGCGCATCGTGCAGGCCGACGCCACGGTAAAAGCAGCGGACATCGAAGCACAATCGCGCGTCGAAGCCGCGCAGATTTACGGTCGCGCCTACGCCGGGTCGCCACAGCTGTACAACCTGCTGCGCTCCCTCGACACACTAGGCACGATCGTCACGCCCGGGACAAAACTGATTCTGCGCACCGATGCCGCGCCGTTTCGGGTGTTGGTTGACGGTCCGCCGACCCTTGATAACAAGTCCGGGTCGCAGCCATGA
- the hflK gene encoding protease modulator HflK, which translates to MKLVPRGTNELSSPWIQAGRLAFLALYAVTVLAALAWAFSNVRQIDPQNRAVVLHFGALDRIQNAGLLLAWPRPFEQVILLPAADRVIERRVENLLRTDAALQADRVASFATPISDALAGSGYLLTGDAGVVQLDVRVFYKVTEPYAFVLQDEHVLPALDRLVTRSAVALTAARDLDTILVARPELIGADSQAAERRERLRGDLVQAINQRLADLTATGLGLGIEVTRVDVQSSLPGPAVNAFNAVLTASQQADKAVANARTEAEKLTQTANEQADRTLQVAHAQGSERLAKASADTATVLSLAKAQQQGTDPQMLLRIYRERMPKILGQAGSVTTVNPKDDSRLIIQGAAQ; encoded by the coding sequence ATGAAATTAGTTCCACGTGGAACAAATGAGTTAAGCAGTCCCTGGATTCAGGCGGGGCGCTTGGCTTTTTTGGCCCTTTACGCCGTGACAGTGCTGGCTGCTTTGGCTTGGGCGTTCTCCAATGTACGGCAGATCGATCCGCAAAATCGCGCGGTGGTTTTGCACTTCGGCGCGCTGGATCGCATCCAGAATGCTGGCCTGCTGTTGGCTTGGCCGCGCCCGTTTGAGCAGGTGATTTTGTTGCCCGCGGCAGATCGAGTGATTGAGCGTCGGGTGGAAAACCTGCTGCGCACAGATGCTGCGTTGCAGGCAGACCGAGTCGCGAGTTTCGCTACACCGATCAGCGATGCACTCGCCGGCTCCGGTTATTTGCTCACCGGTGACGCGGGCGTGGTGCAACTGGATGTGCGTGTTTTCTACAAAGTCACCGAGCCGTATGCCTTCGTCCTTCAAGACGAACATGTGTTGCCGGCACTCGATCGACTCGTCACCCGCAGCGCCGTGGCGCTCACGGCGGCACGAGATCTGGACACTATTCTGGTCGCTCGACCGGAGCTGATCGGCGCCGATAGTCAGGCTGCCGAACGCCGCGAACGCCTGCGCGGTGATCTGGTGCAAGCCATCAATCAGCGCCTGGCTGACTTGACCGCGACCGGGCTGGGGTTAGGCATTGAAGTGACGCGGGTCGACGTGCAATCGAGTCTGCCTGGCCCAGCGGTCAACGCTTTCAACGCGGTTCTGACCGCCAGTCAGCAAGCCGATAAAGCCGTGGCCAATGCTCGTACTGAAGCCGAGAAACTGACTCAGACCGCCAACGAACAAGCCGATCGCACGCTGCAAGTCGCTCACGCCCAAGGGAGCGAACGGCTGGCCAAAGCCTCGGCGGACACGGCCACGGTATTGAGCCTGGCCAAGGCGCAACAACAAGGGACCGACCCGCAAATGCTGCTGCGCATCTACCGCGAGCGGATGCCGAAGATTCTCGGTCAAGCC